One window from the genome of Cardiocondyla obscurior isolate alpha-2009 linkage group LG04, Cobs3.1, whole genome shotgun sequence encodes:
- the Rhogap93b gene encoding rho GTPase-activating protein 39 isoform X1 gives MASDGRMEWVEIIEPRTKEHMYANLTTGECVWDPPPGVPVKKTDNNQWWELFDQNTSRFYYYNATSQKTVWHRPTDCDIIPLAKLQTLKQNTEPASGSTSDTQKATELRKKESVSTQTQTPSVSRSTRFNHQETTNLTPTVQALSLSTSNKTRTSGIDLQTSPPSPSPSARRHHHHHHHHNNRHHRHHDVPTTRTRQHNHSQDSGRSSDSSVSHSRTSLESTSYRLLDSPHRHHHRSAAQTPVNTAQSSPRQHSSGTLETRCHKSGTLESVKNQKSVSLAGEPPPLGLSLSTSTPLFKKKTFTDPQREGRAGNLDLDKSKNGRESSRGSYGPEPSTSPYRDSLMESRVFRQEMPPYRPPEVQLSHSYKSQGEKYGSLMESGNRYHRDREMQQQHHRERVNSLDKTNPSAFYPSSMHSRNVNKQPQDGTGSIGRRHHGCSASLSEANVRDMYGAMLSERNDPAKSLGRTAGVHSGNSSKQRGGLEAIERERERERDREKEYRRNTACNNSLDCVGSQPLGRSYSFVQQQKQQQKMQQQQQQQARRRERDDDAMHERYLMISQTHEQARQRLSSNTSSSNSSNSSSNSAAGEETEGHAEGDDSKKKRSNGNPSPPSSPFYGNLLPDADHLLPLQHYILQQAKLSGCYKFGDPLLVEEGEDSLDEEGGRGEGIGGRGDDDSDDQFADDEAASNQGDSSSQEYLEDHYADLGNYDTAGLATYYTTADTLTRPQVRPPSPPNIVSQTEARDSVVTTRQVSIPTVSSTPSIGITNIDNTDLDEARRDDSTGGGDIEKYAQDNLNLNCGRPKGLRLLFRKKFSVRDILSWSKDPIPQPMLAMVDGEKLLKREACNLFRLVQVYMGDRKANVGMTLDGVAMDIVNTAFTKPPLRDELYVQICRQTTENPRKESLRRGWELMAVCLAFVPPSATFEPYLEGYMNRHRDPNFQFPEVAKWPIHVQVSHYATVACRRLQRIGAHGKRQPRKATMEDIDQARIQIFRASMFGATLSEVMALQRDRFPLRELPWIQTTLTRQVLVCGGTLTEGIFRVSADADEVSALKSCLDKFEDGPVLASIQDAHAPASLLKLWVRELYEPLIPDSFYVECVSMRHDDPEASAANVAAFVERLPDLNRRVLCHLIRFLQIFARPEVVARTKMDANNLAMVMAPNVLRCTSQDPRVILENARKEMAFVRTLIESLDTAWVDDLH, from the exons ATGGCATCCGACGG CAGGATGGAATGGGTGGAGATCATCGAGCCACGCACGAAGGAGCACATGTACGCGAACCTGACCACGGGAGAATGTGTGTGGGATCCTCCGCCGGGTGTACCTGT gAAAAAAACGGACAACAATCAATGGTGGGAGCTATTCGATCAGAACACCTCCaggttttattattacaacgCGACGTCTCAGAAAACCGTGTGGCACCGCCCGACGGACTGTGACATCATACCGTTGGCAAAACTtcag acGCTGAAACAGAACACGGAACCTGCAAGCGGTAGCACATCCGATACTCAAAAAGCAACCGAgctgagaaagaaagaatccGTCTCGACGCAAACGCAAACTCCTTCGGTTAGTCGATCGACACGATTTAATCATCAAGAGACTACGAATTTGACTCCGACAgtg CAAGCTCTTTCTCTCAGTACTTCGAACAAAACGCGGACTTCGGGCATCGATCTTCAGACTTCTCCTCCTTCTCCGTCTCCGTCCGCGAGGCGACACcatcatcaccatcatcatcatAATAATAGACATCACAGGCACCATGATGTACCTACAACGCGTACCAGACAACACAATCATTCGCAGGACTCTGGCAGATCCAGCGATAGTTCCGTCTCGCACAGTAGAACTTCCTTGGAGTCAACCAGTTATCGCTTGTTGGATTCACCACATAGGCATCATCATCGTTCGGCCGCGCAAACGCCGGTAAACACCGCACAATCCTCTCCTAGGCAGCACAGTAGCGGTACATTAGAAACTAGGTGTCACAAAAGCGGAACTCTCGAAAGTGTGAAAAACCAGAAGTCTGTGTCTTTGGCGGGCGAACCACCGCCTCTGGGCTTATCGCTTTCGACTAGCACAcctttatttaagaaaaaaacttttactgaTCCACAACGCGAAGGTAGAGCTGGAAACTTGGATCTagacaaaagtaaaaatg gtaGAGAAAGTAGTAGAGGCTCGTATGGTCCCGAGCCGAGTACTTCGCCATATCGCGATTCTTTGATGGAATCCCGAGTCTTCAGGCAGGAAATGCCACCGTATCGCCCACCTGAGGTTCAACTTAGCCATAGTTATAAATCACAAGGCGAAAAGTATGGTTCCTTAATGGAGAGTGGCAATCGTTACCATAGGGATAGAGAGATGCAGCAACAGCATCATCGGGAACGAGTCAATAGTCTCGATAAAACAAACCCGTCAGCCTTTTATCCAAGTTCCATGCACTCGAGAAACGTGAATAAGCAGCCACAGGATGGTACGGGTAGCATAGGTAGAAGGCATCATGGATGCTCTGCGTCACTTTCCGAAGCGAATGTTAGAGATATGTATGGTGCAATGTTGTCTGAGAGGAACGATCCCGCCAAGAGTCTCGGAAGGACTGCTGGCGTACATAGTGGTAATTCGTCAAAGCAACGAGGAGGTCTCGAAGCGatagaacgagagagagaacgagagcgcgatagagaaaaagaatacaGGCGAAACACAGCGTGCAATAACTCACTGGATT gTGTTGGATCGCAGCCGTTGGGTCGCAGTTACAGTTTTGTGCAACAACAGAAGCAACAACAAAAAATGcaacagcaacaacagcaacagGCTAGAAGAAGAGAGCGAGATGACGACGCTATGCACGAACGTTATTTGATGATAAGTCAAACTCACGAACAAGCTAGACAAAGACTTAGTAGTAATACTAGCAGTAGTAACAGCAGTAACAGCAGTAGCAATAGTGCGGCAGGTGAAGAAACAGAAGGCCATGCCGAAGGAGATgatagtaaaaagaaaagaagtaatgGAAATCCTAGTCCCCCATCGTCGCCGTTTTACGGCAATCTTCTGCCTGATGCCGATCACTTATTACCGTTGCAGCATTATATCCTTCAACAAGCGAAATTATcag gttGTTACAAATTCGGAGATCCTTTATTAGTAGAAGAAGGAGAAGATTCTTTGGACGAGGAAGGTGGCAGGGGCGAAGGTATCGGTGGAAGAGGTGACGACGATTCCGACGATCAATTCGCTGACGACGAAGCGGCCAGCAATCAAGGCGACTCTTCCAGTCAAGAATATCTTGAGGATCACTACGcag atttaggTAATTATGACACAGCGGGTTTAGCTACTTATTATACCACAGCCGATACTCTGACAAGGCCGCAAGTACGACCGCCGTCTCCACCTAATATTGTGTCACAAACGGAAGCGAGAGACAGTGTCGTGACTACGAGACAAGTCTCAATACCCACTGTAAGTTCAACTCCAAGTATTGGTATAACGAATATTGACAATACTGATCTTGATGAAGCGCGAAGAGACGACAGCACGGGTGGTGGTGACATCGAGAAATACGCGCAAGACAATCTTAATTTGAATTGTGGTAGACCAAAAGGATTGAGATTATTGTTTCGGAAGAAATTTAGCGTACGGGATATTCTTAGCTGGTCGAAAGATCCAATACCACAGCCAATGCTTGCGATGGTGGACGGCGAAAAATTACTTAAGAGAGAGGCTTGCAATTTATTCCGATTGGTTCAAGTATACATGGGAGATCGCAAAGCTAACGTCGGCATGACATTAGACGGCGTCGCTATGGATATTGTGAATACCGCGTTTACGAAGCCACCTTTGCGGGATGAGTTGTACGTTCAGATTTGTCGACAAACAACAGAAAATCCGCGAAAAGAAAGTCTACGACGTGGATGGGAATTGATGGCTGTGTGTCTGGCTTTTGTGCCGCCTAGTGCGACGTTTGAACCCTACCTTGAAGGCTATATGAATAGGCATCGTGATCCCAACTTCCAGTTTCCCGAAGTTGCCAAGTGGCCAATACACGTGCAAGTTAGTCATTACGCGACCGTAGCCTGCAGACGATTGCAACGAATCGGCGCGCATGGCAAACGACAACCTCGCAAGGCCACGATGGAGGATATCGATCAAGCGAGG atacaAATCTTCCGCGCGTCTATGTTCGGTGCAACGCTCTCGGAAGTTATGGCTTTACAAAGGGACCGCTTCCCGCTTAGAGAGTTACCATGGATACAAACCACACTGACGCGACAAGTACTTGTGTGTGGCGGCACGTTAACTGAGGGTATTTTCCGAGTATCCGCAGATGCTGACGAAGTCAGTGCGTTAAAATCCTGCTTAGACAAGTTCGAAGATGGGCCAGTTCTGGCATCTATTCAGGACGCCCACGCACCTGCCTCCCTGCTAAAATTATGGGTACGCGAGTTGTACGAGCCGTTAATACCGGATTCCTTCTACGTAGAGTGTGTATCTATGCGGCATGACGATCCGGAAGCCTCTGCGGCAAATGTGGCCGCATTTGTTGAACGTTTGCCGGATCTTAATCGTCGTGTGCTGTGTCATCTAATACGCTTCCTACag ATATTCGCTAGACCCGAGGTAGTCGCCCGTACTAAAATGGACGCCAATAATCTTGCGATGGTGATGGCACCGAATGTATTGCGGTGCACGTCCCAGGATCCTCGGGTAATCTTAGAGAATGCACGGAAGGAGATGGCTTTCGTCCGTACTCTCATCGAGTCATTAGACACCGCTTGGGTCGATGATCTTCACTGA
- the LOC139102017 gene encoding pancreatic triacylglycerol lipase isoform X1, whose translation MRRSGMNGRRVGDNGEGALILLLVALSPVFCSAGILDPWQWARSDRIEVNIPWLPFENETRCYDELGCLNITRSWYHLIHRPLNVFPLPREVINTRFILYTHQNPLDGQILKVAKDKSIENSNFSPKRKTKFIIHGFIDTPLSNWVKEMRSELLVHGDYNVIVVDWAGGSLPLYTQATANTRLVGLELAHLIKHLQTNYALDPNDVHLIGHSLGAHTAGYAGEKLGGNIGRITGLDPAEPYFQGMPSHLRLDYTDARLVDVIHTDGKSIFFLGYGMSQPCGHLDFYPNNGKEQPGCTDLSETTPSLPLTLIREGLEEASRVLVACNHVRALKLFIESINSKCQYVAHECSSYASFLRGECFSCKSNNSLSCGVMGYHADTSPALVNRQAMGQDVSSLLGSKFFFMTGKEDPYCRRHYRITINLARPPTAESWVQGFMKVTLHADKGVIRNMDLTPRQVNRYRGDNPHSNPAAGAKNHRLV comes from the exons ATGAGGAGGAGCGGCATGAACGGACGAAGAGTCGGCGACAACGGCGAAGGAGCACTGATCCTGCTTCTCGTCGCATTGAGTCCTGTTTTCTGCTCCGCCGGAATCCTGGACCCTTGGCAGTGGGCGCGCAGTGATCGGATCGAAGTCAACATACCTTGGCTGCCTT TCGAAAACGAGACGCGCTGCTACGACGAGCTGGGCTGCCTGAACATCACCAGGAGCTGGTACCACCTCATTCATCGACCCCTCAACGTGTTCCCGCTACCGCGAGAAGTCATCAACACCAGATTCATCCTCTACACACATCAGAATCCTCTCGAT ggtcaaatattaaaagtggCCAAGGATAAATCCATTGAGAACTCGAACTTCAGTCCGAAACGAAAAACAAAGTTCATTATACACGGCTTCATAGACACTCCGCTCAGCAATTGGGTCAAG GAAATGAGGAGCGAGTTGTTGGTGCACGGTGATTACAATGTTATCGTCGTCGATTGGGCGGGTGGAAGCCTACCTCTGTACACCCAAGCGACCGCGAACACGAGGCTGGTCGGACTCGAACTGGCTCATCTCATCAAGCACTTGCAG ACGAACTATGCTCTGGATCCAAACGACGTACATTTGATCGGTCACAGCCTTGGCGCTCACACGGCCGGCTACGCGGGCGAGAAGCTAGGCGGCAATATCGGACGTATCACCGGGCTGGATCCCGCGGAGCCGTATTTCCAGGGAATGCCGAGCCACCTTCGCCTGGATTACACGGACGCCCGCTTAGTCGACGTGATTCACACCGACGGAAAGAGCATATTTTTCTTAG GATACGGAATGAGCCAACCTTGCGGACACCTGGACTTCTATCCGAACAACGGCAAGGAGCAGCCCGGGTGCACGGATCTGAGCGAGACCACGCCGTCGCTGCCGCTCACGTTGATACGGGAAGGCCTTGAAGAGGCCTCGCGCGTGCTGGTTGCCTGCAACCACGTGCGCGCGCTCAAGCTCTTCATCGAGAGCATCAATTCCAAGTGCCAGTACGTGGCGCACGAGTGCTCGAGCTACGCGAGCTTCCTACGGGGCGAGTGCTTTTCCTGCAAGAGTAACAACAGCTTGAGCTGCGGAGTAATGGGCTACCACGCAGATACCAGTCCGGCGCTGGTAAACCGACAGGCCATGGGGCAAGACGTGTCGTCTCTGCTGGGCTCGAAATTCTTCTTCATGACCGGCAAGGAGGACCCGTATTGCA GAAGACATTACAGAATCACCATCAACCTCGCCCGACCGCCGACCGCCGAGAGCTGGGTGCAGGGCTTCATGAAAGTCACTCTCCACGCCGACAAAGGCGTCATACGCAACATGGACCTCACTCCCAGGCAAGTAAATCGTTATCGCGGCGATAACCCACATTCGAACCCGGCAGCTGGGGCTAAGAACCACCGGCTCGTTTAA
- the Rhogap93b gene encoding rho GTPase-activating protein 39 isoform X2 produces the protein MASDGRMEWVEIIEPRTKEHMYANLTTGECVWDPPPGVPVKKTDNNQWWELFDQNTSRFYYYNATSQKTVWHRPTDCDIIPLAKLQTLKQNTEPASGSTSDTQKATELRKKESVSTQTQTPSVSRSTRFNHQETTNLTPTVQALSLSTSNKTRTSGIDLQTSPPSPSPSARRHHHHHHHHNNRHHRHHDVPTTRTRQHNHSQDSGRSSDSSVSHSRTSLESTSYRLLDSPHRHHHRSAAQTPVNTAQSSPRQHSSGTLETRCHKSGTLESVKNQKSVSLAGEPPPLGLSLSTSTPLFKKKTFTDPQREGRAGNLDLDKSKNGRESSRGSYGPEPSTSPYRDSLMESRVFRQEMPPYRPPEVQLSHSYKSQGEKYGSLMESGNRYHRDREMQQQHHRERVNSLDKTNPSAFYPSSMHSRNVNKQPQDGTGSIGRRHHGCSASLSEANVRDMYGAMLSERNDPAKSLGRTAGVHSGNSSKQRGGLEAIERERERERDREKEYRRNTACNNSLDCVGSQPLGRSYSFVQQQKQQQKMQQQQQQQARRRERDDDAMHERYLMISQTHEQARQRLSSNTSSSNSSNSSSNSAAGEETEGHAEGDDSKKKRSNGNPSPPSSPFYGNLLPDADHLLPLQHYILQQAKLSVEEGEDSLDEEGGRGEGIGGRGDDDSDDQFADDEAASNQGDSSSQEYLEDHYADLGNYDTAGLATYYTTADTLTRPQVRPPSPPNIVSQTEARDSVVTTRQVSIPTVSSTPSIGITNIDNTDLDEARRDDSTGGGDIEKYAQDNLNLNCGRPKGLRLLFRKKFSVRDILSWSKDPIPQPMLAMVDGEKLLKREACNLFRLVQVYMGDRKANVGMTLDGVAMDIVNTAFTKPPLRDELYVQICRQTTENPRKESLRRGWELMAVCLAFVPPSATFEPYLEGYMNRHRDPNFQFPEVAKWPIHVQVSHYATVACRRLQRIGAHGKRQPRKATMEDIDQARIQIFRASMFGATLSEVMALQRDRFPLRELPWIQTTLTRQVLVCGGTLTEGIFRVSADADEVSALKSCLDKFEDGPVLASIQDAHAPASLLKLWVRELYEPLIPDSFYVECVSMRHDDPEASAANVAAFVERLPDLNRRVLCHLIRFLQIFARPEVVARTKMDANNLAMVMAPNVLRCTSQDPRVILENARKEMAFVRTLIESLDTAWVDDLH, from the exons ATGGCATCCGACGG CAGGATGGAATGGGTGGAGATCATCGAGCCACGCACGAAGGAGCACATGTACGCGAACCTGACCACGGGAGAATGTGTGTGGGATCCTCCGCCGGGTGTACCTGT gAAAAAAACGGACAACAATCAATGGTGGGAGCTATTCGATCAGAACACCTCCaggttttattattacaacgCGACGTCTCAGAAAACCGTGTGGCACCGCCCGACGGACTGTGACATCATACCGTTGGCAAAACTtcag acGCTGAAACAGAACACGGAACCTGCAAGCGGTAGCACATCCGATACTCAAAAAGCAACCGAgctgagaaagaaagaatccGTCTCGACGCAAACGCAAACTCCTTCGGTTAGTCGATCGACACGATTTAATCATCAAGAGACTACGAATTTGACTCCGACAgtg CAAGCTCTTTCTCTCAGTACTTCGAACAAAACGCGGACTTCGGGCATCGATCTTCAGACTTCTCCTCCTTCTCCGTCTCCGTCCGCGAGGCGACACcatcatcaccatcatcatcatAATAATAGACATCACAGGCACCATGATGTACCTACAACGCGTACCAGACAACACAATCATTCGCAGGACTCTGGCAGATCCAGCGATAGTTCCGTCTCGCACAGTAGAACTTCCTTGGAGTCAACCAGTTATCGCTTGTTGGATTCACCACATAGGCATCATCATCGTTCGGCCGCGCAAACGCCGGTAAACACCGCACAATCCTCTCCTAGGCAGCACAGTAGCGGTACATTAGAAACTAGGTGTCACAAAAGCGGAACTCTCGAAAGTGTGAAAAACCAGAAGTCTGTGTCTTTGGCGGGCGAACCACCGCCTCTGGGCTTATCGCTTTCGACTAGCACAcctttatttaagaaaaaaacttttactgaTCCACAACGCGAAGGTAGAGCTGGAAACTTGGATCTagacaaaagtaaaaatg gtaGAGAAAGTAGTAGAGGCTCGTATGGTCCCGAGCCGAGTACTTCGCCATATCGCGATTCTTTGATGGAATCCCGAGTCTTCAGGCAGGAAATGCCACCGTATCGCCCACCTGAGGTTCAACTTAGCCATAGTTATAAATCACAAGGCGAAAAGTATGGTTCCTTAATGGAGAGTGGCAATCGTTACCATAGGGATAGAGAGATGCAGCAACAGCATCATCGGGAACGAGTCAATAGTCTCGATAAAACAAACCCGTCAGCCTTTTATCCAAGTTCCATGCACTCGAGAAACGTGAATAAGCAGCCACAGGATGGTACGGGTAGCATAGGTAGAAGGCATCATGGATGCTCTGCGTCACTTTCCGAAGCGAATGTTAGAGATATGTATGGTGCAATGTTGTCTGAGAGGAACGATCCCGCCAAGAGTCTCGGAAGGACTGCTGGCGTACATAGTGGTAATTCGTCAAAGCAACGAGGAGGTCTCGAAGCGatagaacgagagagagaacgagagcgcgatagagaaaaagaatacaGGCGAAACACAGCGTGCAATAACTCACTGGATT gTGTTGGATCGCAGCCGTTGGGTCGCAGTTACAGTTTTGTGCAACAACAGAAGCAACAACAAAAAATGcaacagcaacaacagcaacagGCTAGAAGAAGAGAGCGAGATGACGACGCTATGCACGAACGTTATTTGATGATAAGTCAAACTCACGAACAAGCTAGACAAAGACTTAGTAGTAATACTAGCAGTAGTAACAGCAGTAACAGCAGTAGCAATAGTGCGGCAGGTGAAGAAACAGAAGGCCATGCCGAAGGAGATgatagtaaaaagaaaagaagtaatgGAAATCCTAGTCCCCCATCGTCGCCGTTTTACGGCAATCTTCTGCCTGATGCCGATCACTTATTACCGTTGCAGCATTATATCCTTCAACAAGCGAAATTATcag TAGAAGAAGGAGAAGATTCTTTGGACGAGGAAGGTGGCAGGGGCGAAGGTATCGGTGGAAGAGGTGACGACGATTCCGACGATCAATTCGCTGACGACGAAGCGGCCAGCAATCAAGGCGACTCTTCCAGTCAAGAATATCTTGAGGATCACTACGcag atttaggTAATTATGACACAGCGGGTTTAGCTACTTATTATACCACAGCCGATACTCTGACAAGGCCGCAAGTACGACCGCCGTCTCCACCTAATATTGTGTCACAAACGGAAGCGAGAGACAGTGTCGTGACTACGAGACAAGTCTCAATACCCACTGTAAGTTCAACTCCAAGTATTGGTATAACGAATATTGACAATACTGATCTTGATGAAGCGCGAAGAGACGACAGCACGGGTGGTGGTGACATCGAGAAATACGCGCAAGACAATCTTAATTTGAATTGTGGTAGACCAAAAGGATTGAGATTATTGTTTCGGAAGAAATTTAGCGTACGGGATATTCTTAGCTGGTCGAAAGATCCAATACCACAGCCAATGCTTGCGATGGTGGACGGCGAAAAATTACTTAAGAGAGAGGCTTGCAATTTATTCCGATTGGTTCAAGTATACATGGGAGATCGCAAAGCTAACGTCGGCATGACATTAGACGGCGTCGCTATGGATATTGTGAATACCGCGTTTACGAAGCCACCTTTGCGGGATGAGTTGTACGTTCAGATTTGTCGACAAACAACAGAAAATCCGCGAAAAGAAAGTCTACGACGTGGATGGGAATTGATGGCTGTGTGTCTGGCTTTTGTGCCGCCTAGTGCGACGTTTGAACCCTACCTTGAAGGCTATATGAATAGGCATCGTGATCCCAACTTCCAGTTTCCCGAAGTTGCCAAGTGGCCAATACACGTGCAAGTTAGTCATTACGCGACCGTAGCCTGCAGACGATTGCAACGAATCGGCGCGCATGGCAAACGACAACCTCGCAAGGCCACGATGGAGGATATCGATCAAGCGAGG atacaAATCTTCCGCGCGTCTATGTTCGGTGCAACGCTCTCGGAAGTTATGGCTTTACAAAGGGACCGCTTCCCGCTTAGAGAGTTACCATGGATACAAACCACACTGACGCGACAAGTACTTGTGTGTGGCGGCACGTTAACTGAGGGTATTTTCCGAGTATCCGCAGATGCTGACGAAGTCAGTGCGTTAAAATCCTGCTTAGACAAGTTCGAAGATGGGCCAGTTCTGGCATCTATTCAGGACGCCCACGCACCTGCCTCCCTGCTAAAATTATGGGTACGCGAGTTGTACGAGCCGTTAATACCGGATTCCTTCTACGTAGAGTGTGTATCTATGCGGCATGACGATCCGGAAGCCTCTGCGGCAAATGTGGCCGCATTTGTTGAACGTTTGCCGGATCTTAATCGTCGTGTGCTGTGTCATCTAATACGCTTCCTACag ATATTCGCTAGACCCGAGGTAGTCGCCCGTACTAAAATGGACGCCAATAATCTTGCGATGGTGATGGCACCGAATGTATTGCGGTGCACGTCCCAGGATCCTCGGGTAATCTTAGAGAATGCACGGAAGGAGATGGCTTTCGTCCGTACTCTCATCGAGTCATTAGACACCGCTTGGGTCGATGATCTTCACTGA
- the LOC139102017 gene encoding pancreatic triacylglycerol lipase isoform X2, protein MRRSGMNGRRVGDNGEGALILLLVALSPVFCSAGILDPWQWARSDRIEVNIPWLPFENETRCYDELGCLNITRSWYHLIHRPLNVFPLPREVINTRFILYTHQNPLDGQILKVAKDKSIENSNFSPKRKTKFIIHGFIDTPLSNWVKEMRSELLVHGDYNVIVVDWAGGSLPLYTQATANTRLVGLELAHLIKHLQTNYALDPNDVHLIGHSLGAHTAGYAGEKLGGNIGRITGLDPAEPYFQGMPSHLRLDYTDARLVDVIHTDGKSIFFLGYGMSQPCGHLDFYPNNGKEQPGCTDLSETTPSLPLTLIREGLEEASRVLVACNHVRALKLFIESINSKCQYVAHECSSYASFLRGECFSCKSNNSLSCGVMGYHADTSPALVNRQAMGQDVSSLLGSKFFFMTGKEDPYCRRHYRITINLARPPTAESWVQGFMKVTLHADKGVIRNMDLTPSGYMKLEHGSTARMVVAHPTGSVGNIGKIRRVELSWVYDMDVLQPRSLCFFWCNDRLYVNSVRVDAMDLPGRGKRETDFSSRLCSAGRQEYAEIASGSTAMFVDNC, encoded by the exons ATGAGGAGGAGCGGCATGAACGGACGAAGAGTCGGCGACAACGGCGAAGGAGCACTGATCCTGCTTCTCGTCGCATTGAGTCCTGTTTTCTGCTCCGCCGGAATCCTGGACCCTTGGCAGTGGGCGCGCAGTGATCGGATCGAAGTCAACATACCTTGGCTGCCTT TCGAAAACGAGACGCGCTGCTACGACGAGCTGGGCTGCCTGAACATCACCAGGAGCTGGTACCACCTCATTCATCGACCCCTCAACGTGTTCCCGCTACCGCGAGAAGTCATCAACACCAGATTCATCCTCTACACACATCAGAATCCTCTCGAT ggtcaaatattaaaagtggCCAAGGATAAATCCATTGAGAACTCGAACTTCAGTCCGAAACGAAAAACAAAGTTCATTATACACGGCTTCATAGACACTCCGCTCAGCAATTGGGTCAAG GAAATGAGGAGCGAGTTGTTGGTGCACGGTGATTACAATGTTATCGTCGTCGATTGGGCGGGTGGAAGCCTACCTCTGTACACCCAAGCGACCGCGAACACGAGGCTGGTCGGACTCGAACTGGCTCATCTCATCAAGCACTTGCAG ACGAACTATGCTCTGGATCCAAACGACGTACATTTGATCGGTCACAGCCTTGGCGCTCACACGGCCGGCTACGCGGGCGAGAAGCTAGGCGGCAATATCGGACGTATCACCGGGCTGGATCCCGCGGAGCCGTATTTCCAGGGAATGCCGAGCCACCTTCGCCTGGATTACACGGACGCCCGCTTAGTCGACGTGATTCACACCGACGGAAAGAGCATATTTTTCTTAG GATACGGAATGAGCCAACCTTGCGGACACCTGGACTTCTATCCGAACAACGGCAAGGAGCAGCCCGGGTGCACGGATCTGAGCGAGACCACGCCGTCGCTGCCGCTCACGTTGATACGGGAAGGCCTTGAAGAGGCCTCGCGCGTGCTGGTTGCCTGCAACCACGTGCGCGCGCTCAAGCTCTTCATCGAGAGCATCAATTCCAAGTGCCAGTACGTGGCGCACGAGTGCTCGAGCTACGCGAGCTTCCTACGGGGCGAGTGCTTTTCCTGCAAGAGTAACAACAGCTTGAGCTGCGGAGTAATGGGCTACCACGCAGATACCAGTCCGGCGCTGGTAAACCGACAGGCCATGGGGCAAGACGTGTCGTCTCTGCTGGGCTCGAAATTCTTCTTCATGACCGGCAAGGAGGACCCGTATTGCA GAAGACATTACAGAATCACCATCAACCTCGCCCGACCGCCGACCGCCGAGAGCTGGGTGCAGGGCTTCATGAAAGTCACTCTCCACGCCGACAAAGGCGTCATACGCAACATGGACCTCACTCCCAG CGGTTACATGAAACTGGAGCACGGGTCGACCGCGCGGATGGTCGTGGCCCATCCTACTGGTTCCGTCGGCAACATTGGCAAGATCAGGCGGGTCGAGCTGTCCTGGGTCTATGACATGGACGTGCTGCAGCCAAGGTCGCTGTGCTTCTTCTGGTGCAACGACCGCCTGTACGTCAACAGCGTCAGAGTAGACGCGATGGACCTGCCGGGCAGAGG AAAACGAGAGACGGACTTCTCCAGCAGACTCTGCTCAGCCGGAAGGCAAGAGTACGCCGAGATCGCGAGCGGATCCACCGCCATGTTCGTTGACAATTGCTGA